TCTTAAAGAGTTAGAAAGGAGAGGGCTTATGCTCTCTGGTGAGGATGAGTTAATGAGTATTCTATCAAGGCTCTCAAAAGATGGAAAGATTGAAGAGGTAGATAATGGTATTTTTACAATCTGGAAGGTAAAAGATGTGGATTAAAAGAATCACTTTAGAGAACTTCCAATCTCATCCATTTACATCTATTGAACTCTCACCCAATATAAATGTTTTTCTTGGAAGGGGAAATAGAGGAAAGACTGCAATAATAAGAGCTATACTCTGGGTATTTTTTAATGAACCACAGGGAGACGCCTTTATAAGAAAAGGGAAAAGCATTGCAAGGGTAACTATCACATTAAGTGATGGGACCACTGTTATTAGAGAGAGAGGTAAAAACACAAATAAGTACATTCTTATAACAAAAGATGGAGATAGAAAAGAGTATTCAAGTTTTGGAAGGGGTGTTCCAGAGGATATTAAAAAGGCTTTAAAGATTAGAGTCCTTCCCATAGAACATGGGAGGAGACTTTCACCACAAATAAAGGAGCAGATGGATTCTCTTTATCTATTAGATGAAACTCCTTCTACTATTCACACAACTCTCCTTACAATCTCCGGTGGACATGTGATAGATGAGGCAGTTAAATCACTTGCAACTGACATAATAAAGATTCAGAGAAAGGAGAAGGAGGTATCAGAGGAGATAGAAAACCTCAAAAATTTACTTGAAGAGTTTAAAGGAATTGATGAGAAAAGAGATAAATTACTTAGATTG
The sequence above is a segment of the Caldisericia bacterium genome. Coding sequences within it:
- a CDS encoding AAA family ATPase, which encodes MWIKRITLENFQSHPFTSIELSPNINVFLGRGNRGKTAIIRAILWVFFNEPQGDAFIRKGKSIARVTITLSDGTTVIRERGKNTNKYILITKDGDRKEYSSFGRGVPEDIKKALKIRVLPIEHGRRLSPQIKEQMDSLYLLDETPSTIHTTLLTISGGHVIDEAVKSLATDIIKIQRKEKEVSEEIENLKNLLEEFKGIDEKRDKLLRLKDEVENLKSLYTKKEKLIKLRQSLRSIDTKLTFLKNQFKILSEID